The proteins below come from a single Cylindrospermopsis raciborskii Cr2010 genomic window:
- the nifU gene encoding Fe-S cluster assembly protein NifU: MWDYTDKVLELFYEPKNQGTIEDNREPGVKIATGEVGSIACGDALRLHLKVEEATDKILDARFQTFGCTSAIASSSALTEMVKGLTLDEALRVTNKEIAAYLGGLPEAKMHCSVMGQEALEAAIYNYRGIPLASHEDDDEGVLICSCFGITDAKIKKAVRQNNLFSAEQVTNYVKAGGGCGSCLAKIDDIIKQVQQDFALEIGSGNGTVSHKQFSALGDNLREQLEQQKPLTNVQKIALIQKVLDEEVRPVLIADGGDVELYDIEGNKVKVILKGACGSCSSSTATLKIAIESRLRERVNKEIIVEAV, encoded by the coding sequence ATGTGGGACTATACAGACAAAGTATTAGAATTGTTTTACGAACCGAAAAACCAGGGGACAATAGAAGATAACAGGGAACCTGGAGTTAAGATAGCTACTGGTGAAGTGGGAAGTATTGCATGTGGTGATGCTTTAAGATTGCATTTGAAAGTTGAAGAAGCTACGGATAAAATTCTCGATGCTCGTTTTCAAACTTTTGGTTGTACCAGTGCCATTGCTTCTTCTAGTGCGTTAACCGAAATGGTGAAAGGTCTCACCTTAGATGAAGCTTTAAGAGTAACCAATAAGGAAATAGCAGCATATTTGGGTGGATTACCTGAAGCTAAAATGCACTGTTCAGTCATGGGACAAGAAGCCTTAGAAGCAGCTATTTATAATTATCGAGGTATTCCACTAGCATCCCATGAGGACGATGATGAAGGTGTCCTAATTTGTAGTTGTTTTGGCATCACAGATGCTAAGATAAAAAAAGCAGTAAGACAAAACAATCTGTTCAGCGCCGAACAGGTTACAAATTATGTAAAAGCTGGTGGTGGATGCGGTTCTTGTTTAGCAAAAATTGATGATATAATTAAACAAGTACAACAGGATTTTGCTCTAGAAATAGGCTCTGGAAATGGTACAGTAAGTCACAAACAATTTTCCGCTTTAGGTGATAATTTAAGAGAGCAGTTAGAGCAACAAAAACCACTAACTAATGTACAGAAAATTGCTCTGATTCAAAAAGTATTAGATGAAGAGGTCCGACCTGTTTTAATTGCCGACGGGGGAGACGTAGAATTGTATGACATAGAAGGTAATAAGGTCAAAGTCATTCTTAAAGGCGCCTGTGGTTCATGTTCTAGCAGTACCGCTACATTAAAGATAGCCATTGAATCAAGATTACGAGAGCGCGTCAACAAGGAAATTATCGTCGAAGCAGTTTAG
- the nifS gene encoding cysteine desulfurase NifS: MLKNCIYLDNNATTKVDPQVLEAMLPYLTDYYANPSSMHSFGGQLAKNVKIARENVAALLGSQESEIIFTSCGTEGDNAAIKAALLSQPDKRHIITSQVEHPAVLNVCKQLETQGYEVTYLSVNSQGQIDLNELEASLTGNTALVTIMYANNETGTIFPIEEIGARVKEYGAIFHVDAVQAVGKLPLNMKTSTIDMLTMSGHKIHAPKGIGALYVKRGVRFRPFLIGGHQERGRRAGTENVPGIIGLGKAAQLELLHLEEVTKRERKLRDNLEQSLLTKIPDCAVNGDINHRLPNTSNIGFKYIEGEAILLLLNKHGICASSGSACTSGSLEPSHVLRAMGLPYTTLHGSIRFSLSRYTTQEEIDQVVAVMPEIVEKLRSLSPFKNDEAQWLQQQSLVSSK; encoded by the coding sequence ATGTTGAAAAATTGTATCTATCTGGATAATAATGCAACTACTAAGGTAGATCCTCAGGTTTTGGAAGCCATGCTACCTTATTTAACAGACTACTATGCAAATCCTTCTAGTATGCATAGTTTCGGGGGTCAACTGGCTAAAAATGTGAAAATAGCTAGAGAAAATGTTGCAGCTTTATTGGGATCTCAAGAGTCAGAAATCATCTTCACAAGTTGTGGAACTGAAGGTGATAATGCTGCTATTAAAGCAGCTTTGTTATCTCAACCAGATAAGCGCCATATCATCACTTCCCAAGTAGAACACCCAGCGGTTTTGAATGTTTGTAAACAATTGGAAACCCAAGGTTATGAAGTTACTTATTTGTCTGTTAATAGTCAAGGACAAATAGACTTGAATGAATTAGAGGCATCCCTAACTGGAAACACTGCTTTGGTGACTATTATGTATGCCAATAATGAAACCGGCACTATATTTCCAATTGAAGAAATTGGTGCTAGAGTAAAAGAGTATGGAGCCATATTTCATGTTGATGCAGTACAAGCGGTAGGAAAATTACCCTTGAATATGAAGACTAGTACAATTGATATGTTAACTATGTCTGGTCATAAAATTCATGCTCCTAAGGGTATTGGTGCTTTGTATGTAAAACGTGGTGTGAGATTTCGTCCCTTTTTAATTGGTGGACACCAAGAAAGGGGAAGAAGAGCAGGGACAGAAAATGTTCCAGGAATTATTGGTTTAGGAAAGGCTGCTCAATTGGAATTATTGCACTTGGAAGAGGTAACTAAAAGAGAAAGAAAACTACGGGATAATTTGGAACAAAGTTTATTAACTAAAATTCCTGATTGTGCAGTTAATGGTGATATTAATCATCGTTTGCCTAATACTTCTAATATTGGTTTTAAGTATATTGAAGGTGAGGCCATACTGCTGCTTTTAAATAAGCATGGTATTTGTGCCTCCTCCGGTTCTGCTTGCACTTCTGGGTCTCTAGAACCATCTCATGTTTTAAGAGCTATGGGTTTACCTTATACTACCTTACATGGTTCAATTCGTTTTAGTCTTTCTCGCTATACTACCCAAGAGGAAATAGATCAGGTAGTAGCTGTCATGCCAGAAATTGTGGAAAAACTCCGCAGCTTATCTCCCTTCAAAAATGATGAAGCACAATGGTTACAACAGCAATCCTTAGTAAGTAGTAAGTAG
- a CDS encoding 4Fe-4S binding protein, producing MAYTITSQCISCNLCVSACPNGAIEKVEGKHIIDAQRCTNCANTIYTVPQCKAVCPTASGCVEQPKGYWEIWFSTYNRIIAKLTNKQDYWECWYNTYSQKLGEQLKKHQIVA from the coding sequence ATGGCTTACACTATTACTAGCCAGTGCATTTCCTGCAATCTTTGTGTATCTGCATGTCCAAATGGTGCAATTGAAAAAGTTGAAGGTAAGCACATTATTGATGCCCAACGATGTACAAACTGCGCCAACACAATTTACACTGTACCTCAATGTAAAGCAGTTTGTCCTACAGCTAGTGGGTGTGTAGAACAACCGAAAGGTTATTGGGAAATTTGGTTTTCTACCTACAATCGTATCATAGCTAAACTGACAAACAAACAGGACTATTGGGAATGTTGGTATAACACCTATTCCCAGAAGTTAGGGGAGCAATTAAAGAAGCATCAAATTGTAGCTTAG
- the nifB gene encoding nitrogenase cofactor biosynthesis protein NifB, whose product MTLPATGILTSSPQEPPTGKSGGCGCDSTTTSEMDEKLKERIAKHPCYSEEAHHHYARMHVAVAPACNIQCNYCNRKYDCANESRPGVVSELLTPEEAAHKVLVIASKIPQMTVLGIAGPGDPLANPEKTFRTFELIADKAPDIKLCLSTNGLMLPEYIERIKQLNIDHVTITLNTIDPEIGAKIYSWVHYKRKRYKGVEGARILLEKQMEGLQALKEADILCKVNSVMIPGINDQHLVEVNKVIREKGAFLHNIMPLISAPEHGTYFGLNGQPGPTNKELKEVQDQCSGNMKMMRHCRQCRADAVGLLGEDRSQEFTKEKLLEMSPEYDLEKRQQVQEGIEKFREELKLARQKVTVGKKIPNQLKILVAVATKGGGLVNQHFGHAKEFQVYEVDGNEVRYVSHRRIDQYCQGGYGEEATAENIIKAIADCQAVLVAKIGNCPKEKLHAAGIQTVESYDLIEKVALEFYEQYLRANL is encoded by the coding sequence ATGACACTACCGGCCACAGGAATTCTCACTTCCTCCCCACAGGAACCTCCCACAGGTAAATCTGGTGGTTGTGGTTGCGACAGCACAACAACCTCAGAAATGGACGAAAAACTCAAAGAGCGGATTGCTAAACATCCTTGTTATAGTGAGGAAGCACATCACCATTATGCAAGAATGCATGTAGCAGTAGCTCCCGCATGCAATATTCAATGTAACTATTGTAACCGCAAATACGATTGTGCCAACGAAAGTCGTCCTGGGGTAGTCAGTGAACTGCTGACACCAGAGGAAGCTGCTCATAAGGTATTAGTAATTGCCAGTAAAATTCCCCAAATGACAGTTTTGGGAATTGCTGGACCGGGAGATCCCCTAGCCAATCCTGAAAAAACATTTCGTACCTTTGAGTTGATTGCGGATAAAGCGCCGGATATTAAGCTTTGTTTATCAACCAATGGTTTGATGCTACCGGAATATATTGAACGCATCAAACAGTTAAATATAGATCACGTAACTATTACCTTGAACACCATTGACCCAGAAATAGGTGCCAAAATTTATTCCTGGGTTCACTATAAGCGGAAGCGTTATAAAGGTGTGGAAGGTGCGAGAATTTTGCTAGAGAAGCAAATGGAAGGATTGCAGGCTTTAAAAGAAGCTGATATTTTATGTAAAGTTAATTCCGTGATGATTCCTGGAATTAATGATCAACATCTAGTAGAAGTTAACAAAGTAATTAGAGAAAAAGGTGCATTCCTGCATAACATTATGCCCCTGATTTCTGCTCCAGAACATGGTACATATTTTGGGTTAAACGGTCAACCAGGTCCGACTAATAAAGAACTCAAGGAAGTGCAAGATCAATGTTCTGGCAACATGAAAATGATGCGTCACTGTCGTCAGTGTCGAGCAGATGCGGTGGGACTATTAGGAGAAGATCGCAGCCAAGAATTTACCAAAGAGAAATTATTGGAAATGTCTCCAGAATACGATCTAGAAAAACGTCAACAAGTGCAAGAAGGTATTGAGAAATTCAGAGAAGAACTGAAACTGGCAAGACAAAAAGTTACTGTTGGTAAAAAAATACCCAATCAGCTAAAAATTCTGGTAGCTGTAGCAACTAAAGGCGGTGGGTTAGTTAATCAACACTTTGGACATGCTAAGGAATTTCAGGTCTACGAGGTGGATGGAAATGAAGTTCGTTATGTAAGTCACCGCAGAATTGATCAATATTGTCAGGGTGGATACGGTGAAGAAGCAACAGCTGAAAATATAATTAAAGCAATTGCTGATTGCCAAGCAGTTTTAGTTGCTAAAATTGGCAACTGTCCAAAAGAGAAATTGCATGCAGCGGGTATACAGACTGTGGAATCATACGATTTAATTGAGAAAGTTGCCCTAGAATTTTACGAACAGTATCTAAGGGCTAATTTATAG
- a CDS encoding translation initiation factor produces the protein MSEDKSDKLKSHNRIVYREFGKDSSEALERPVPELPPNQQNIRIQATRAGRKGKTVTLISGFKNKQENLISLLKQLKAQCGTGGTLKENEIEIQGDHKQKILEILLKLGYKAKISGG, from the coding sequence ATGTCCGAGGACAAATCAGACAAATTAAAATCCCACAATCGAATCGTCTACCGGGAATTTGGCAAGGATTCATCGGAAGCTCTAGAACGTCCTGTTCCCGAACTACCCCCTAACCAACAAAACATCAGGATACAAGCTACCCGCGCAGGAAGAAAAGGTAAAACAGTGACCTTAATTAGCGGATTTAAAAATAAACAAGAAAACCTTATAAGTTTGTTGAAGCAATTAAAAGCCCAATGTGGTACAGGGGGAACCTTGAAAGAAAACGAAATTGAGATTCAGGGGGATCATAAACAGAAAATTTTAGAGATTTTGTTGAAACTGGGTTACAAGGCTAAGATTAGCGGTGGTTGA
- a CDS encoding S-layer homology domain-containing protein, protein MKLASLYVNPITGNDSNNGSQLSPFKTITRALKTIPSPGIIRLSEGSYSTQTREIFPLVIPQGVVLLGNESKKGEGIIITGGGEYQSPSFGLQNITLLFSGNGSILGITVTNSVSKGTGIWIESAAPTLANNTLCKCGREGILSTGQSKPAILDNVFIQNIASGLMMARSSKGEVLRNVFENNPVGIAITDLAAPLIANNKLGKNQIGMAISRDASPVLRGNLMYQNTQCGLSINGNAIPDLGKPQDPAGNIFREQENFDVQNSSSQSLISVGNQLNTSQIKGLLELVAATNDTIIPVISSSFSDLYAHWATAFITALVAKGFIGGFPDGTFQPNTPITRAQYAALVKKTFQLPDSQNLNRFKDVRTDFWANSAIASAADGGFLSGFPDGTFRPGQNLTRVQAIVSIVNGLKLTGSNPNGLLIYGDRAQIPSYAINATTIATQKLLVLNYPQTDLLEPLREITRAEVATLIYQALVAKGEAEAIASPYIVKPDKEQPSFSDLVGHWAEAYIRALVSMNLTSGFADGSYQPDKPMTRSQYAALIAAAFNPVAKRPTVDFIDIPSDFWAVKAIQIASSGGFIAGFSDRTFRPDQNIQRIQVIVSLVNGLGLVPNQNHSSLSYTDKNAIPEYAKVAVIAASQQNIVINYPDPKILSPTKEATRAEVAAMTYQALLAIKRVKPIAES, encoded by the coding sequence ATGAAACTTGCTTCATTATATGTAAATCCTATAACCGGTAATGATAGCAATAATGGTTCACAGTTGAGTCCATTTAAAACTATCACCCGTGCCTTAAAAACTATCCCATCTCCAGGAATTATACGCTTGTCTGAGGGAAGCTATAGTACCCAAACCCGGGAGATTTTTCCCCTGGTTATCCCCCAAGGAGTCGTGCTGCTGGGTAATGAGTCTAAAAAGGGTGAAGGGATTATTATTACCGGAGGGGGTGAATATCAAAGTCCCAGTTTTGGTCTACAAAACATTACCTTGTTATTTTCCGGTAATGGAAGTATACTGGGTATAACGGTCACTAACTCTGTAAGTAAAGGAACTGGAATTTGGATTGAATCCGCAGCACCAACCTTAGCTAATAATACTTTGTGTAAATGTGGTCGGGAAGGAATATTGAGTACTGGTCAATCTAAACCGGCGATTTTGGATAATGTTTTTATACAGAATATTGCCAGCGGTTTAATGATGGCACGTTCTAGCAAGGGAGAGGTTTTGCGCAATGTGTTTGAAAATAATCCTGTGGGAATAGCTATTACGGATTTAGCCGCACCTTTGATTGCTAATAACAAGTTGGGGAAAAACCAAATCGGAATGGCAATCTCCCGCGATGCTAGTCCAGTATTGCGGGGGAATTTAATGTATCAAAATACCCAATGTGGTTTATCAATTAATGGTAATGCCATCCCTGACCTTGGCAAACCACAGGATCCTGCAGGCAATATTTTTCGGGAACAGGAAAATTTTGATGTTCAAAATAGTTCATCTCAAAGTCTAATTTCCGTAGGTAATCAACTCAATACGTCTCAGATTAAAGGATTGTTAGAACTGGTAGCAGCCACCAATGATACAATTATTCCAGTTATCAGTAGTAGCTTCTCTGACCTTTATGCACACTGGGCTACAGCTTTTATTACAGCTTTAGTAGCAAAGGGGTTTATTGGCGGTTTTCCTGATGGCACTTTTCAACCTAATACACCTATTACTCGTGCCCAATATGCGGCCTTGGTTAAGAAAACTTTTCAACTACCAGATAGTCAGAATCTAAATAGGTTTAAAGATGTTAGAACCGATTTCTGGGCTAATTCAGCTATTGCTAGTGCAGCTGATGGGGGTTTTTTAAGTGGTTTTCCTGATGGTACTTTTAGACCAGGACAAAACTTAACTAGGGTTCAAGCTATAGTATCTATTGTTAATGGCTTAAAACTCACTGGCAGCAATCCTAATGGTTTACTAATTTATGGCGATCGCGCACAAATTCCTAGTTATGCCATTAATGCAACAACCATTGCCACTCAAAAACTGCTAGTCCTGAATTATCCTCAGACAGATTTATTGGAACCCCTGAGAGAAATAACCCGTGCGGAAGTAGCAACCCTAATTTACCAAGCTTTAGTGGCTAAAGGTGAAGCAGAAGCTATAGCTTCCCCTTACATTGTCAAACCCGACAAGGAACAACCTTCTTTTTCTGATTTAGTGGGGCACTGGGCAGAAGCATATATTAGAGCATTAGTTAGCATGAATCTTACCAGTGGTTTTGCTGACGGTAGTTATCAACCAGATAAACCCATGACCAGATCTCAGTATGCAGCTTTAATAGCAGCTGCTTTCAACCCGGTAGCTAAACGACCAACTGTGGATTTTATAGACATTCCCAGTGACTTTTGGGCGGTCAAAGCTATTCAGATAGCTTCTAGTGGAGGATTTATTGCTGGATTTAGTGACCGGACTTTTCGTCCCGATCAAAACATCCAGAGAATACAAGTCATTGTCTCTCTGGTGAACGGACTGGGACTGGTTCCTAACCAGAATCACTCTTCCCTTAGTTATACGGATAAAAATGCTATCCCAGAATATGCCAAAGTGGCTGTGATCGCAGCAAGTCAACAAAATATAGTTATCAATTATCCAGATCCAAAAATACTGTCACCCACAAAGGAAGCTACCAGAGCAGAGGTAGCAGCTATGACATATCAGGCACTATTAGCTATAAAAAGGGTTAAACCCATTGCTGAGAGTTGA
- a CDS encoding ABC transporter ATP-binding protein, producing the protein MIEVDHLSKIYGSTLAITDVTFKVEPGEILGFLGPNGAGKTTTMRILAGYLPPSKGTVKIAGYDVQDNSLAVRQKIGYLPETPPLYPEMTVEGFLYFVAQIKGIPAGDRPTKVKAAMARCNITEKRQVIIRKLSKGFRQRVGIAQAIVHDPPAIILDEPTVGLDPRQIIEVRNLIKSLAGTHTIILSTHILPEVSMTCNRVAIINRGQIVATNSPENLMTKLTQGSGYELTISGEVDLAKQVLQNIPGVSLVESMPNLSTCQNPVLRVLSEPGSNLGNYIASALIHGGFELHEMRRIGASLEDVFLRLTTEEKILSQFVEAKDLAQTSGDNI; encoded by the coding sequence ATGATAGAAGTTGATCACCTGAGTAAAATATATGGTTCTACCCTTGCAATCACAGATGTCACCTTCAAAGTAGAACCCGGTGAAATTCTGGGATTTTTGGGTCCTAATGGTGCAGGTAAAACCACAACCATGAGGATTTTGGCCGGTTATCTCCCCCCTAGTAAGGGAACGGTTAAAATTGCTGGATATGATGTCCAGGATAATTCCCTAGCAGTACGCCAAAAAATCGGTTATTTGCCAGAGACACCTCCCTTATACCCCGAAATGACTGTGGAAGGTTTTTTGTACTTCGTGGCTCAAATTAAAGGTATTCCAGCAGGCGATCGCCCGACAAAAGTGAAAGCTGCCATGGCCAGGTGCAATATTACAGAAAAGCGTCAAGTAATTATTCGTAAGCTTTCCAAGGGATTTCGTCAAAGAGTGGGAATAGCCCAGGCCATTGTTCACGATCCCCCGGCTATTATTCTGGATGAACCCACGGTGGGATTAGATCCCAGACAAATTATCGAAGTGCGAAACCTGATTAAAAGTTTAGCGGGTACACACACCATTATTCTTTCCACTCACATTCTCCCGGAAGTAAGTATGACCTGTAACCGAGTAGCCATTATTAACCGTGGTCAAATCGTGGCTACTAACAGTCCAGAAAACCTGATGACAAAGTTAACACAAGGTTCTGGTTATGAGCTGACTATTTCTGGGGAAGTTGACCTGGCTAAACAAGTTTTACAAAATATACCGGGGGTAAGTTTAGTAGAATCCATGCCTAACTTGAGTACATGTCAGAATCCTGTTCTGCGTGTTTTATCAGAACCAGGATCGAATTTGGGAAATTATATAGCATCTGCATTAATTCACGGTGGATTTGAGTTACACGAAATGCGTCGAATTGGTGCTAGTCTAGAAGATGTATTTTTGAGACTCACTACTGAAGAAAAAATCTTATCTCAGTTTGTAGAAGCGAAAGACCTAGCACAAACCTCAGGAGACAACATTTAA
- a CDS encoding ABC transporter permease — MGNIAIIIPNIIAIYRRELQSYFVSPLAYGIAGIFWFIASVFFILILLGPGGILPTVAMYDLQGQQFGVPIPPIDVPYEFIRAFLDRISWLLLFVLPILSMGLYAEERKLGTLELLATSPITNWAVALGKLLGVLTFFISMILPIIGLQIIVISESSPSISLVIPLISNLGLILLAASILSLGMFISSLTSSTVLAAILTFVVVILILLIESLSQALPGLLGQILSYLSLLKHYNTLIKGILDSSSFILFASYIILGIFLTAQSIDALRFQRQ, encoded by the coding sequence ATGGGTAATATAGCTATCATAATTCCTAATATAATTGCCATTTATCGACGAGAATTACAAAGTTATTTTGTATCACCATTAGCTTATGGAATAGCGGGAATATTTTGGTTTATTGCCAGTGTATTTTTCATACTTATACTATTAGGTCCAGGAGGGATTTTACCTACAGTTGCCATGTATGATTTACAAGGACAACAATTTGGAGTACCCATTCCTCCTATAGACGTACCATACGAGTTTATTAGGGCATTCTTAGATCGGATAAGTTGGTTATTATTATTTGTGTTACCTATTCTTTCCATGGGACTTTACGCAGAAGAAAGGAAATTAGGAACCTTAGAATTGTTAGCCACCTCACCAATTACTAATTGGGCGGTAGCTCTAGGTAAACTGTTGGGAGTTTTAACCTTTTTCATCAGTATGATCTTACCAATAATAGGACTACAGATCATAGTCATTAGCGAATCAAGTCCATCCATATCTTTGGTCATTCCTTTAATTAGCAATCTAGGACTAATACTCCTAGCTGCGTCAATTTTATCCTTGGGAATGTTCATTTCCTCCTTAACAAGTAGCACTGTTTTAGCAGCAATCTTGACCTTTGTAGTGGTTATCCTAATCTTATTAATAGAGTCCCTATCACAAGCATTACCAGGCTTACTAGGACAAATTCTCAGTTATCTATCCCTGTTAAAACACTACAACACCTTAATCAAGGGAATTTTAGATAGCAGTAGCTTCATACTATTTGCCAGCTATATTATTCTGGGAATTTTTCTGACTGCTCAATCAATAGATGCTCTGCGTTTTCAACGCCAATAG
- a CDS encoding GldG family protein, whose product MRQVLKINFIKPLIVFGFLLGPFFLALGLTIGTTSQWTILPLGFITAGVVICLFWVLVQAHKSQFWQQRSTQSNTNAVIAILAVLTILGLINFLGNRYHIRLDLTETQLFTLAPQSQEILRTLPEPAKLWLFTREKNPEDQELLKRYGQQNPQFSFEYVDPQTRPGLAEKFGVNDFGKVYLEYNNKHQLVQNVNENERLSEVKLTSQLQKIISNDSPKVYLLQGHGELEIANSKNPENSISQAIQGLTDNNFTPLALSLTQQTTVPADAGVVVIASPKRELLPGEITALENYLNIGGNLMLMIDPNHDPKLDTLLKSWGVQLDNRLAIDITGGNLGLGPASPLITEYGQHPITQDFRNGISFYPIARPILVEPTPGIQSTPLLRTKAYPDSWAESDQENEKLEFNEGKDLKGPLTLGVALTKKLASPMQENSPAKTRESRLVIFGNSQFARDGLFQQQLNGDVFLNSVSWLSQKEEQPLSIRPKEQTNRRIIMSNMKANLLGVSSLLILPLIGFLSSVVIWWFRR is encoded by the coding sequence ATGAGACAAGTACTTAAAATCAACTTCATCAAACCACTGATTGTATTCGGATTCTTATTAGGACCATTCTTTTTGGCTCTGGGGTTAACGATTGGCACTACATCCCAATGGACTATTCTCCCTCTAGGGTTTATTACTGCTGGGGTGGTAATTTGTCTTTTTTGGGTACTGGTGCAAGCTCACAAAAGTCAGTTTTGGCAACAACGTTCTACCCAGTCAAACACCAATGCTGTAATTGCCATATTAGCTGTCCTAACAATTCTAGGATTAATCAATTTTTTAGGTAATCGCTATCACATTCGGTTAGACCTAACAGAAACCCAGTTATTTACCCTAGCGCCCCAATCTCAAGAAATACTGCGCACCTTACCTGAACCAGCCAAACTTTGGTTATTCACTAGGGAAAAAAATCCAGAGGATCAAGAATTACTAAAAAGGTATGGTCAACAAAATCCCCAATTTAGCTTTGAATATGTTGATCCTCAAACGAGACCAGGTTTGGCAGAAAAATTTGGAGTCAATGATTTTGGTAAAGTGTATCTTGAATATAATAATAAACATCAGTTGGTACAAAATGTGAATGAAAATGAACGTCTATCAGAAGTCAAGTTAACCAGTCAACTACAAAAGATTATCAGCAACGATTCTCCTAAAGTTTACCTTTTACAAGGTCACGGTGAATTAGAAATTGCCAACTCTAAAAATCCTGAGAATTCCATATCCCAAGCTATTCAAGGATTAACAGATAATAATTTTACCCCTCTAGCTCTAAGCTTAACCCAACAAACTACAGTCCCTGCAGACGCTGGGGTTGTGGTAATTGCCAGTCCCAAACGGGAATTATTGCCAGGTGAAATTACAGCTTTGGAAAACTATCTGAATATTGGTGGCAATCTTATGCTCATGATTGACCCAAATCATGACCCAAAACTTGATACTTTACTAAAAAGTTGGGGTGTGCAATTAGACAACCGATTGGCTATTGATATCACTGGAGGAAATTTAGGACTAGGACCTGCTTCTCCTTTGATTACCGAATATGGACAACACCCCATCACCCAGGATTTTCGCAACGGTATTTCTTTTTATCCTATCGCACGTCCTATTCTTGTAGAACCTACTCCTGGTATCCAGTCTACCCCTCTACTCAGAACTAAAGCATATCCTGATAGTTGGGCTGAAAGTGATCAAGAAAACGAAAAGCTGGAGTTTAACGAAGGTAAGGATTTAAAGGGTCCTTTAACATTAGGTGTAGCATTAACTAAGAAGTTAGCATCTCCCATGCAGGAAAATTCCCCAGCTAAGACTCGAGAATCTCGATTGGTTATTTTTGGCAATTCACAGTTTGCTAGGGATGGGTTATTTCAGCAACAATTGAATGGAGATGTATTTCTCAATTCAGTTAGTTGGTTGAGTCAAAAAGAGGAACAACCTTTGTCCATTCGACCCAAGGAACAAACAAACCGTCGGATTATTATGTCGAATATGAAAGCCAATTTGCTGGGTGTTTCCTCTCTACTAATTTTACCTCTCATTGGGTTTTTGAGCAGTGTTGTTATATGGTGGTTCAGAAGATAA
- a CDS encoding DUF4340 domain-containing protein — translation MKHTTLVLVILALALGGFVYFDEMKRKSQLEQVAQNTQKQINQPNNSQESNQREKKQIFSFNTGDIQSITIKTQDYTLDLEQRSKSEPPNWLVKLPPSTTPKPAQKAIVSYLTDLLTKGKTENIIPVPVSRLSEFGLDKPFAVIDIKLQSQEKHQLVLGKPNFNNTLLYAKVNYTDSNSQSIEVLLVSKDFANAVNRQLSEWEEPTLSSSDNLPN, via the coding sequence ATGAAGCACACGACTTTAGTTTTAGTAATTTTAGCCCTAGCTTTAGGTGGTTTTGTCTACTTTGATGAAATGAAACGCAAGAGTCAATTAGAACAAGTTGCACAAAATACCCAAAAACAAATAAATCAACCTAACAATTCTCAAGAATCTAATCAACGGGAAAAAAAGCAAATTTTTTCTTTTAATACCGGTGATATTCAGTCAATAACCATTAAAACCCAAGACTATACATTGGATTTAGAACAGAGGAGCAAATCCGAACCGCCAAATTGGTTAGTGAAACTACCTCCATCCACTACGCCCAAGCCAGCACAAAAAGCCATAGTTTCCTATTTGACAGATTTATTGACTAAGGGTAAAACTGAAAATATCATCCCCGTCCCAGTTAGCCGATTAAGTGAGTTTGGACTAGATAAACCTTTTGCGGTTATTGATATTAAACTTCAAAGTCAAGAAAAGCATCAACTCGTTCTTGGTAAACCTAACTTTAATAATACTTTATTATATGCAAAAGTTAATTATACTGATAGCAATAGTCAAAGTATAGAGGTTTTGTTGGTATCTAAGGATTTTGCAAATGCGGTAAATAGACAATTATCTGAGTGGGAGGAACCTACCTTGTCATCCTCCGATAATCTCCCAAACTAA